GATCAAAGGCTCGGTGAAACTCATCGAAATTCCCGGCGGGCAGATTGCGATGCTGCCGGCCGGCGGCGGAGCCAGCGTCTACTATTGCGACGCCGTCGTCGCACGAGGCGGCAAGCTCGCCAATTATGCCGAGTATTCCGGCGATCCTCCGGATTGGGCCGTGGAGGTGCTGACCGACAAGGTCTGTTCGCTGCCGGACATCAAGCACATCATCGTCGGGGGCGCGATCGCCAACTTTACGGACGTGAAGAAGACCTTCGGGGGTATCATCGCCGGCTTCCGGAAAGCCAAATCAGAAGGGAAGTTGAACGGCGTCAAAATTTGGGTGCGGCGCGGCGGTCCGCGCGAAAAAGAAGGACTCGAGGCGATGCGGGCGCTCAAGGACGAGGGGTTTGACATCCACGTGTTCGACCGCAACACGCCGCTGACCGATATCGTCGACAAAGCACTTCAGGCCAACTAAGCAGCGCGATGACGAACTAGTTTTGTAGGGCGAAAACGAAGCAGCGAGTAGGTACTGACGAACATAGAATAGGCCGCAGGATGTTCAGAAAGGTCGTCCAGCGCGGCCGCAGCGAGCGAGGAGGCGAAGTGTACTCTTTTCCGTACGTTGAGCCTCTGAGTGACACGAGAAGAAAGCTGGCGGACTTTTTCAACATCCTGCTAAGCAGCGCGATGGGAACGACGGAGAGGGGATCCCGATGAGTATTGTTGCCAATAAAGACACCTATGTCGTCATCCAGGGCGGCGCGGCTGGCGTGAACGCGGCGCGCCGGATGGCGGAGTTCTGCTATCTGATCAAGCGCCCGCTGAATGTGCTCGCCTTCGTCTATCCGCCCGACGCCGGCAAGACCAACGAGATTCCCTACGGCGGCAGCCTGATGCAGATTCCCGTCTACAAGAGCATTGCCGAAGCGACCGCGCACCATCCCCAGATCAACACCAGCCTGGTCTACATCGGAGCGGATCGCGCCTGCGCGGGCGGAATGGAAGCCCTGAACGATCCCAAGATTCAAGTCGTGTCGATGATCACTGAGGGCGTGCCGGAAAAGGACGCCAAGCTGCTGAGTCGGCATGCCATCAAGCTGGGCAAGACCTTTAACGGCCCCTCGTCGATCGGCGTGATTTCAGCCGGGTCCTGCCGGCTCGGTGTGATCGGTGGCGCGTACGACAACTTGGTGGCGTGCAAGCTGTATCGCGAGGGCTCGTTCGGCGTGATCACCAAATCGGGCGGTTTGTCCAACGAGATCATCTGGCTCTGTTCGCAGTTCGCGGACGGCATCACCACCGCGATCGGCATCGGCGGCGACGCCTATCCCGGGACCGATTACGTGAGCTACCTCGAAAAATTCGAACAGGACCCTCAAACGAAGGCGGTCGTCATCGTCGGCGAGATGGGCGGAGACCTCGAAGAGCGGGCGGCCGAATGGTACGGGGCCAAGAAGCGCCGGATCAAGCTCATCGGCGTGGTATCCGGCTTCTGCCAGGAAAGCCTGCCGAAAGGGATGAAGTTCGGCCATGCCGGCGCCAAGGAAGGCATGAAGGGCGAAGGCTCGGCCCGTTCCAAATCGGAAGCGCTCAAGAAGGCGGGAGCCATCGTCCCTCCGACATTCGGCGCCCTGGGACCGGCCATCAAGCAAACCTATGATGAGTTGGTGAAGAGCGGGGCCATCGTTCCGGTGGCGGACCTGCGGCCTGAAGAACTGCCAAAGCTTCCGAAGAGCGTCGATGAGGCCATGAAGACCGGAGACGTGCAGGTCGTGCCGCTGATCAAGACGACGATCAGCGACGACCGAGGCGACGAACCCTGTTACGACGGCTATCCCGCCTCCGAACTGATCAACAAGGGCTACGACATCCCCCACGTGATCGGATTGCTCTGGGACAAGCGCCTGATCTCCAAGCAGGAAGCGGAGATCATCAAGCGGATCATGATGCTCTCGGCCGATCACGGTCCCTGCGTCAGCGGCGCCTTGACCACGATCATCGCCGCCTGCGCCGGAATTGGGATGTCGCAGGCCGTCGCGGCTGGGTTGATCATGATCGGCCCTCGCTTCGGCGGCGCCGTCACCGACGCGGGCCGGTATTTCAAGTATGCCGTGGAAAACAAGATGTCGGTGGACGAGTTCCTGGCATACATGAAGAAGAACGTCGGACCGGTGCCCGGCATCGGTCACCGCGTGAAGAGCCTCCGCAATCCGGACAAGCGCGTCAAGGAATTGGTCGGGTACGTGAAAAGCCTGGGTATCAAGACGCCGCACCTCGACTTCGCGCTCGAAGTCGAAAAAGTGACGGCGGCCAAGAAGGATAATTTGATTCTGAACGTGGACGGCACCATGGCCGCGGTGCTCGTCGATATCGGGTTCCCGGTCGATAGTTTGAATGGGTTCTTTATCCTGTCGCGGACCATCGGGTTGATCGGCCACTGGACTGACCAGAGACGGCAGGAGAGTCGGTTGATACGGCTGTTCGATTACCTGGTGAACTATGCCGCGCCCAAGCGGCGGGAAGTCCCGCCGTTGAAATAGTTGCGGGAAGTCCCGCCGCTCAAATAGTGCCGGGTAACGAGTGCTGAGTCCTGAGTTGGGGGTCTTGTCTCCGCACTCAGCACCCAGCACTTAGAACTTGAAGGAGTGATTATCATGTCGATAGACCTTGCCAAGAAGCTGTATGCCAAGATGCCGGAAGTGTTCGCCAAGGCCAGAAAGAAGTTCGGCCGCGGCCTGACGCTGGCCGAAAAAATTCTGGTCGCTCACGCGGACAACTTTGATACGCAGACCTGGGAGCGGGGCAAGGCGATGTTGTCGCTCCGTCCTGACCGCGTCGCCATGCAGGACGCGACGGCCCAGATGGCCATGTTGCAGTTCATGCAGGCGGGCAAGAAGAAGGTGGCCGTGCCGAGCACGATTCACTGCGACCACCTGATTCGCGCCGAGATGGGGTCCGAGAAGGACCTGCTCCGCGCAATGGACGAGAACAAGGAAGTCTACAACTTCCTCGCGTCGGCCGCGAAGAAGTACGGAATCGGATTTTGGAAGCCGGGCGCGGGCATCATCCACCAAGTCGTGCTGGAAAACTATGCCTTCCCCTGCGGCCTGATCATCGGGACCGATTCACATACGCCCAACGGGGGCGGCCTCGGGATGCTCGCGATCGGCGTCGGGGGGGCCGACGCCGGCGAAGTCATGGCGGGCCTTCCCTGGGAAGTGCTGCACCCGAAATTGATCGGCGTCCGGCTCACCGGCAAGCTCAGTGGCTGGGCCTCGCCGAAGGATGTGATCCTCTACCTCTGCGGGCTCCTGACCGTGAAGGGCGGGACGAATAAAATCGTCGAGTATTTCGGCCCAGGCGCGGAGACGATCAGCGCGACCGGCAAGGGCACCATCTGCAACATGGGCGCGGAACTCGGCGCCACCACCTCCGTGTTCCCCTTTGATCAGAAGATGGTCGCCTACATGAACATCACGGACCGGGCGGAGTTGGCAAACCTGGCCCAGTCGCATAAGGACCTCCTCGTGGCCGATCCCGAGGTTTATCAATCGCCGGAAAAGTATTACGATCAGATCGTGGAGATCGACTTGTCGATGCTTGAGCCCCACGTGGTGGGGCCCCACACGCCGGACCTCGCCAGGCCGATTTCAAAACTGGCGGCGGAGGCAAAGGAAAAGGGCTATCCGGTCGAGCTCAAGGCGGCGCTCATCGGAAGCTGCACGAATTCGTCGTATGAGGACATCAGCCGGTCCGCCCACATCGCCCAGCAGGGATTGAAGGCGGGATTGAAGGCGAAGACGGCCTTCCTCGTTTCCCCCGGCTCCGAGCGGATCTACCACACGATGAAGCGGGACGGGTTCCTGGACACCTTTGAGAAACTCGGCGGCACGGTCCTGTCGAACTCCTGCGGTCCCTGTATCGGCCAGTGGAAGCGGGCCGACGGGGTCAAGGGCCGGGCGGATTCCATCGTCAGCTCCTTCAACCGGAATTTCCCGGGCCGCAACGACGGCATCAACGAGACCCTGTCGTTTCTGGCCAGCCCGGAAGTCGTGACGGCCTACGCGCTGACAGGCGATCTTGGGTTTGATCCCGTGAACCAAACGCTGAAAGGAGCCGACGGGAAGGAATTCAAGCTGGAGCCGCCGAAAGGCGAGGAGTTGCCGGCCAAGGGGTTTGCCAAGGGCGAAGAGGGGTTCGTGCCCCCCGCGGAGAACGGCGAAGGGTTGACGGTCGATATCCCGCCGACCAGCGAACGGCTGCAGTTGCTGCAACCCTTCCCCCGGTGGGATGGAAAGGACTTCGAGAAGCTCCCACTCCTGATCAAGACGAAGGGAAAGACCACGACCGACCATATTTCTCCGGCCGGCCCGTGGCTCAAGTTCCGTGGCCATCTCGACAAGATCAGTGACAACATGTTTCTCGGGGCCAACAACGCCTTCTCGACCGAGCCGGGCAAGGGGACGGACGTCTTGACCGGAGAAGCCGGATTGACGATCGCCCAGATCGCCCGCCGGTACAAGGCCAAGGGCATCGGCTCCTTCGTCGTGGGCGACGAGAATTACGGCGAAGGCAGCAGCCGCGAGCATGCCGCGATGTCGCCCCGTTTTCTCAACGTGCGGGTGGTGTTGACGAAAAGTTTCGCCCGCATCCACGAAACCAATCTGAAGAAACAGGGCATCCTTCCGCTCACCTTCGCTGATCCGAAGGATTACGACAAGATCGAGCAGACGGATCGATTCAGCGTGGGCGGGCTGGCCGGGCTCGCGCCGGGCAAGCCGGTGACCGTGACGGTGCACAGGGCCGACGGCTCCACCTGGACGCTCCAGGCGAATCATAGTATGACAGAGCAGCAGATCGGATGGTTCAAGGCAGGGTCGGCGTTGAACGCGCTGAACTAAATCAGAACAGCGGAGAGAAGAGGATAAATCATGGCCACCAACGCATCCAAAATCATCTATACCAAGACCGATGAAGCGCCGATGTTGGCGACGTACTCGTTTCTTCCGATCATCAACGCCTTTACCAAGGCGGCCGGCGTGACCGTTGAATTGCGGGATATCTCCCTGGCGGGACGTATTCTCGCCGTGTTCCCCGAGTATCTGACGGCGGAACAAAAGCAGTCGGATGCCTTGAGCGAACTCGGCGAGCTTGCCAAGACGACGGAAGCCAACATCATCAAGCTGCCGAACATCAGCGCCTCGATTCCGCAGATCAAGGCGGCCATCAAGGAATTGCAAAGCCAGGGCTACAAGATTCCCGATTATCCAGAGGATCCGAAGGACGACAAGGAGAGGGAGATCAAGGCGCGGTACGACAAGGTTAAAGGCAGCGCCGTGAATCCCGTGCTGCGCGAGGGGAACTCCGACCGCCGCGCGCCGTTGTCGGTGAAGAACTACGCCAAGAAACATCCGCACAAGATGGCGCCCTGGAGCCCGGATTCCAAGACGCACGTGGCCCATATGAAGGGCGGGGATTTCCGGTCCAACGAAAAGTCCCTGACGGTGCCGGCGGCCACCGAGGCGCGCATCGAGTTCGTCGGACAGGACGGCAAGACCACGGTGCTCAAGCCCAAGGTCGCGCTCCAGGCCGGGGAAGTCATCGATGCCACGTTCATGAGCAAGCGTGCCTTACGCCAGTTCCTCGAAGAGCAGATCGAGGATGCCAAGCGGCAGGGCGTGTTGTTCTCCCTCCATATGAAGGCCACGATGATGAAGGTCTCGGACCCGAAGATCTTCGGTCATGCCGTGTCCGTCTATTACAAGGACGTGTTCGAGAAGCACGCCGCCACGTTCCAGAAGCTCGGCGTCGATCCGGACAACGGCCTCGGCGATTTGTACATCAAGATCAAGGCCCTGCCGGACGATCAGCGCAAGGCCATCGAAGCGGATATTCAGGCCGTCTATCAGAAGCGTCCGCCGATGGCGATGGTGAACTCCGACAAGGGCATCACCAATCTCCACGTACCCAGCGACGTCATTATCGATGCGTCCATGCCGCCGGTCATTCGCGACGGCGGAAAGATGTGGGGGCCGGACGGCAAGCTGGCGGATACGAAGTGCGTCATCCCCGATGCCAGCTACGCGCCGGTCTACCATGAGGTGGTGGAGTTCTGTAAGAAACACGGCGCCTTTGATCCGCGAACCATGGGGAGCATTCCCAACGTCGGGTTGATGGCTCAAGCGGCCGAGGAATACGGCTCGCACGACAAGACCTTCAAGGCCCCAAGCAATGGCACGATCCGCGTCGTCGATGCGTCCGGAAAAACCTTGCTCGAGCATCAGGTCGAAGAAGGCGACATCTGGCGCATGTGCCAGGTGAAGGATGCGCCGATTCAGGATTGGGTGAAGCTCGCCGTCAATCGCGCGAAGGCCACGGGCGTGCCCGCGGTCTTCTGGTTGAACAAGGACCGGGCTCACGATGCGGAGCTGATCAAGAAGGTCAACCAGTACCTGCCGAAGCACGATACGACGGGGCTCGACATCCGCATCATGCCTCCGGCGGAGGCCTGTCGTTTCTCGCTGGA
The DNA window shown above is from Nitrospira tepida and carries:
- a CDS encoding NADP-dependent isocitrate dehydrogenase, which produces MATNASKIIYTKTDEAPMLATYSFLPIINAFTKAAGVTVELRDISLAGRILAVFPEYLTAEQKQSDALSELGELAKTTEANIIKLPNISASIPQIKAAIKELQSQGYKIPDYPEDPKDDKEREIKARYDKVKGSAVNPVLREGNSDRRAPLSVKNYAKKHPHKMAPWSPDSKTHVAHMKGGDFRSNEKSLTVPAATEARIEFVGQDGKTTVLKPKVALQAGEVIDATFMSKRALRQFLEEQIEDAKRQGVLFSLHMKATMMKVSDPKIFGHAVSVYYKDVFEKHAATFQKLGVDPDNGLGDLYIKIKALPDDQRKAIEADIQAVYQKRPPMAMVNSDKGITNLHVPSDVIIDASMPPVIRDGGKMWGPDGKLADTKCVIPDASYAPVYHEVVEFCKKHGAFDPRTMGSIPNVGLMAQAAEEYGSHDKTFKAPSNGTIRVVDASGKTLLEHQVEEGDIWRMCQVKDAPIQDWVKLAVNRAKATGVPAVFWLNKDRAHDAELIKKVNQYLPKHDTTGLDIRIMPPAEACRFSLERMKEGKDTISVTGNVLRDYLTDLFPILEIGTSAKMLSIVPLLNGGGLFETGAGGSAPKHVQQFQEEGYLRWDSLGEFLALAASLEHLAKVSNNQTAQILADTLDQANAKFLESNKSPARKVGEIDNRGSHFYLALYWAQALAQQTQDKKLAERFAKIAKDLADNETKISAELLAAQGKPVDIGGYYHPNDEKASKAMRPSATLNAIVDAIA
- a CDS encoding citrate/2-methylcitrate synthase, whose amino-acid sequence is MSIVANKDTYVVIQGGAAGVNAARRMAEFCYLIKRPLNVLAFVYPPDAGKTNEIPYGGSLMQIPVYKSIAEATAHHPQINTSLVYIGADRACAGGMEALNDPKIQVVSMITEGVPEKDAKLLSRHAIKLGKTFNGPSSIGVISAGSCRLGVIGGAYDNLVACKLYREGSFGVITKSGGLSNEIIWLCSQFADGITTAIGIGGDAYPGTDYVSYLEKFEQDPQTKAVVIVGEMGGDLEERAAEWYGAKKRRIKLIGVVSGFCQESLPKGMKFGHAGAKEGMKGEGSARSKSEALKKAGAIVPPTFGALGPAIKQTYDELVKSGAIVPVADLRPEELPKLPKSVDEAMKTGDVQVVPLIKTTISDDRGDEPCYDGYPASELINKGYDIPHVIGLLWDKRLISKQEAEIIKRIMMLSADHGPCVSGALTTIIAACAGIGMSQAVAAGLIMIGPRFGGAVTDAGRYFKYAVENKMSVDEFLAYMKKNVGPVPGIGHRVKSLRNPDKRVKELVGYVKSLGIKTPHLDFALEVEKVTAAKKDNLILNVDGTMAAVLVDIGFPVDSLNGFFILSRTIGLIGHWTDQRRQESRLIRLFDYLVNYAAPKRREVPPLK
- a CDS encoding aconitate hydratase — its product is MSIDLAKKLYAKMPEVFAKARKKFGRGLTLAEKILVAHADNFDTQTWERGKAMLSLRPDRVAMQDATAQMAMLQFMQAGKKKVAVPSTIHCDHLIRAEMGSEKDLLRAMDENKEVYNFLASAAKKYGIGFWKPGAGIIHQVVLENYAFPCGLIIGTDSHTPNGGGLGMLAIGVGGADAGEVMAGLPWEVLHPKLIGVRLTGKLSGWASPKDVILYLCGLLTVKGGTNKIVEYFGPGAETISATGKGTICNMGAELGATTSVFPFDQKMVAYMNITDRAELANLAQSHKDLLVADPEVYQSPEKYYDQIVEIDLSMLEPHVVGPHTPDLARPISKLAAEAKEKGYPVELKAALIGSCTNSSYEDISRSAHIAQQGLKAGLKAKTAFLVSPGSERIYHTMKRDGFLDTFEKLGGTVLSNSCGPCIGQWKRADGVKGRADSIVSSFNRNFPGRNDGINETLSFLASPEVVTAYALTGDLGFDPVNQTLKGADGKEFKLEPPKGEELPAKGFAKGEEGFVPPAENGEGLTVDIPPTSERLQLLQPFPRWDGKDFEKLPLLIKTKGKTTTDHISPAGPWLKFRGHLDKISDNMFLGANNAFSTEPGKGTDVLTGEAGLTIAQIARRYKAKGIGSFVVGDENYGEGSSREHAAMSPRFLNVRVVLTKSFARIHETNLKKQGILPLTFADPKDYDKIEQTDRFSVGGLAGLAPGKPVTVTVHRADGSTWTLQANHSMTEQQIGWFKAGSALNALN